A genomic region of Vibrio ziniensis contains the following coding sequences:
- the ureG gene encoding urease accessory protein UreG, with protein MSTQCLRVGVGGPVGSGKTALLRQLCSAMREHYNLAVVTNDIYTKEDAEFLMRHEALDIDRIMGVETGGCPHTAIREDASMNLAAIDELQHRHPGLELVLVESGGDNLSATFSPELSDLTLYVIDVCAGDKIPRKGGPGITKSDLLIINKTDLAPMVNASLEVMDRDAKKMRGDKPFVFTNLIRGDGLKTVIDFIVQQGMLAEREVNVIVTEQI; from the coding sequence ATGAGCACACAATGTTTACGAGTAGGCGTCGGTGGCCCGGTAGGCTCCGGTAAAACCGCGTTGTTACGTCAGTTATGTTCGGCAATGCGTGAACACTACAATCTTGCGGTGGTTACGAATGATATTTACACCAAGGAAGATGCTGAGTTTCTGATGCGTCATGAGGCGTTGGATATTGACCGCATTATGGGGGTTGAAACCGGTGGTTGTCCCCATACTGCAATTCGCGAAGATGCTTCTATGAATCTCGCTGCTATCGATGAGTTGCAACATCGTCATCCGGGCTTGGAGTTGGTATTGGTAGAAAGTGGCGGTGATAACTTGAGCGCGACCTTCAGCCCAGAACTCTCTGATTTGACGCTGTACGTGATTGACGTTTGTGCGGGCGACAAAATTCCACGTAAAGGTGGGCCGGGTATCACTAAGTCAGATCTTCTGATTATCAACAAAACCGATCTCGCGCCGATGGTGAATGCATCACTTGAAGTGATGGACAGAGATGCGAAGAAAATGCGCGGAGATAAACCGTTTGTGTTTACCAACTTAATTCGTGGTGACGGTTTGAAAACGGTCATCGATTTTATCGTTCAGCAAGGAATGTTAGCCGAGCGTGAAGTGAATGTCATTGTCACCGAACAGATCTAA
- a CDS encoding urease accessory protein UreF, protein MQISALLSLLHLSSPSLPIGAFAYSQGLEGAVELQWVKDEASLKAWLSPLLRSGQANLELPLLKRFYQAWQLNDVNQIEYWQQVLLANRETAELVMEEQKLGQTLHRLLASLNVELDSKACSMSYLPLYAKACVHFNVPLEVAATGWLWSWLENQVTVACKTVPLGQTSAQKVLIEMMPVIEQAIETGLSVSDDNIGLTLPNFAMVSAWHETQYSRLFRS, encoded by the coding sequence ATGCAGATTTCAGCGTTGTTATCTCTGCTGCATTTAAGTAGCCCGAGTCTGCCAATAGGTGCGTTTGCCTATAGCCAAGGCTTGGAAGGTGCGGTGGAACTGCAATGGGTGAAGGATGAAGCGAGCTTAAAGGCATGGCTGTCGCCGCTGCTTAGAAGCGGACAGGCAAATTTGGAACTACCGCTGTTAAAGCGCTTTTATCAGGCATGGCAACTCAACGATGTAAACCAAATCGAATATTGGCAGCAGGTGTTACTGGCTAACCGTGAAACCGCAGAGCTGGTGATGGAGGAGCAGAAACTTGGGCAAACTCTTCATCGGTTATTGGCCAGTTTAAACGTTGAGCTAGACAGTAAAGCGTGCAGCATGAGTTACCTACCACTATATGCCAAAGCTTGTGTGCACTTTAACGTGCCACTTGAAGTCGCGGCGACAGGTTGGCTCTGGTCTTGGCTAGAAAATCAGGTCACGGTGGCGTGCAAAACCGTGCCGCTAGGACAGACCTCTGCGCAGAAAGTATTAATCGAAATGATGCCCGTAATTGAACAGGCGATCGAAACAGGTTTATCCGTCAGTGACGACAACATCGGACTGACATTACCCAATTTTGCCATGGTGAGTGCATGGCATGAGACTCAATATTCAAGATTATTTAGGAGTTAA
- the ureE gene encoding urease accessory protein UreE: protein MLKVVGRSDHFHGAVLDKVILPFALRQKGRFRTMSQSGLDVGVFLPRGDVLKHGDYLHTECGQVLVVVAEKEAVVTAKTDDWETFAKACYHMGNRHVPMAIGQCWLRFQPDHVLQEMVEMMGLVCEAQLAEFTPENGAYHGSGKGHHHGHEHDHSHDHHSHDHQSHDHDHGHSHGHSDSHGHSHSHGHSHNHLHTESHNKSHGEHHH, encoded by the coding sequence ATGTTGAAAGTTGTAGGACGTTCCGACCATTTCCATGGAGCAGTGTTGGATAAGGTGATTTTGCCATTTGCACTGCGTCAGAAAGGTCGATTCAGAACAATGAGTCAGTCAGGTTTGGATGTAGGTGTGTTTTTACCTCGTGGAGATGTGCTTAAACATGGTGATTATCTGCACACCGAGTGCGGACAAGTATTGGTTGTGGTTGCTGAAAAAGAAGCGGTCGTGACAGCGAAAACCGATGATTGGGAAACCTTTGCCAAGGCGTGTTACCACATGGGTAACCGTCATGTGCCTATGGCGATAGGTCAGTGTTGGCTGCGATTCCAACCCGACCATGTGCTGCAAGAAATGGTGGAAATGATGGGACTGGTGTGTGAAGCCCAATTGGCAGAATTCACGCCAGAAAATGGCGCTTATCATGGCAGTGGTAAAGGTCATCATCACGGGCATGAGCATGACCATTCACATGACCACCATTCACATGATCATCAGTCGCACGATCACGACCACGGTCATTCTCATGGACATAGCGATTCACATGGACACAGCCATTCTCATGGTCATTCCCATAATCATTTGCACACTGAATCGCACAACAAAAGCCATGGGGAGCACCATCACTAA
- the ureC gene encoding urease subunit alpha — MAEISRAAYADMYGPTTGDKVRLADTELWIQVEKDFTTYGDEVKFGGGKVIRDGMGQGQKCRDEVVDCVITNALILDHWGIVKADIGIKDGKIHAIGKAGNSDIQPNVTIHIGASTEVIAGEGHIVTAGAIDAHIHFICPQQIEEALMSGTTTMLGGGTGPATGTNATTCTPGAWNLAQMLRSTDLMPMNFGFLGKGNASLPQALEEQLEAGACGLKLHEDWGTTPASIDNCLAVAEKYDVQVAIHTDTLNESGFVEDTLAAFKGRTIHTYHTEGAGGGHAPDIIVACGQPNVLPSSTNPTRPYTVNTVDEHLDMLMVCHHLDPNIPEDVAFADSRIRKETIAAEDILHDLGAFSMIASDSQAMGRVGEVICRTWQTAHKMKVQRGLLPEDEERQADNFRAKRYIAKYTINPAIAHGISHVVGSLEVGKLADIVLWKPAFFGVKPALIIKGGFIAAAPMGDANASIPTPQPVHYRYMFGGFGTAGAATSVTFTSKAAMENGLQQTLGLKRELAACLNSRNVTKNDMIHNDYMPVISVDPQTYEVKADGQLLTCDPATELPLAQRYSLF; from the coding sequence ATGGCAGAGATATCTAGGGCTGCGTATGCCGATATGTACGGGCCGACAACCGGCGACAAAGTTCGTTTAGCGGACACTGAGCTGTGGATTCAGGTTGAAAAAGATTTTACGACTTATGGCGACGAAGTGAAATTCGGTGGCGGTAAGGTGATTCGTGATGGCATGGGACAAGGTCAGAAATGCCGCGACGAAGTGGTGGACTGCGTGATCACTAATGCTCTGATCCTTGATCACTGGGGTATTGTTAAAGCCGATATCGGCATTAAAGATGGCAAGATCCACGCAATCGGCAAGGCGGGTAACTCAGATATTCAGCCGAACGTGACGATTCATATCGGTGCCAGCACAGAAGTGATTGCTGGCGAAGGTCATATTGTGACGGCAGGCGCGATTGACGCCCACATTCACTTTATCTGTCCGCAGCAAATCGAAGAAGCGCTGATGTCAGGCACAACGACTATGTTGGGCGGCGGCACAGGCCCAGCAACGGGGACTAACGCCACTACCTGTACACCGGGCGCTTGGAACCTCGCTCAGATGCTGCGCAGCACAGACTTAATGCCGATGAACTTTGGTTTTCTTGGTAAAGGTAACGCCAGTTTACCGCAAGCGTTAGAAGAACAACTTGAAGCGGGTGCGTGTGGCTTAAAACTGCATGAAGACTGGGGAACGACACCGGCTTCGATTGATAACTGCTTGGCAGTGGCTGAAAAGTACGATGTTCAGGTCGCGATTCATACCGATACGTTAAATGAATCGGGCTTTGTGGAAGATACCCTTGCGGCATTCAAAGGTCGTACTATTCACACCTACCATACGGAAGGTGCTGGTGGTGGTCATGCTCCGGATATTATCGTCGCTTGTGGTCAGCCGAATGTGCTTCCTTCGTCGACCAACCCGACTCGTCCATACACGGTTAACACAGTGGATGAACACCTCGACATGTTGATGGTGTGTCACCACCTTGATCCCAACATTCCTGAAGATGTGGCGTTTGCTGATTCTCGTATCCGTAAAGAGACTATTGCGGCAGAAGATATTCTGCATGACTTAGGCGCTTTTTCGATGATTGCTTCTGACTCACAGGCAATGGGACGAGTGGGTGAAGTGATTTGCCGTACTTGGCAAACTGCGCACAAGATGAAAGTGCAACGCGGCTTATTGCCAGAAGATGAAGAGCGTCAGGCGGATAACTTCCGCGCCAAGCGTTACATCGCCAAATACACCATTAACCCAGCTATCGCGCATGGCATCTCTCATGTTGTGGGTTCGCTCGAAGTGGGTAAGTTGGCGGATATCGTACTTTGGAAACCGGCTTTCTTTGGCGTTAAACCAGCGTTGATCATTAAAGGCGGTTTTATTGCTGCTGCACCAATGGGAGATGCGAACGCATCCATTCCAACACCTCAACCTGTGCATTATCGCTATATGTTCGGCGGATTTGGCACTGCGGGCGCTGCAACGTCAGTAACTTTCACCAGCAAAGCGGCAATGGAGAACGGCTTGCAGCAAACGCTAGGACTGAAACGTGAGTTAGCTGCGTGTCTTAACAGTCGTAACGTAACCAAGAACGACATGATTCATAACGACTACATGCCGGTGATCAGTGTTGATCCGCAAACCTATGAAGTGAAAGCGGATGGACAGTTGTTAACTTGCGACCCAGCAACGGAACTGCCTCTGGCACAGCGTTATTCGTTGTTCTGA
- a CDS encoding urease subunit beta: protein MKPGEYQLQSAPIELNSGRKTLSISVVNHGDRPVQVGSHYHFFETNPALDFEREKTKGMRLNIAAGTAVRFEPGQTRNVELVELDGAREVYGFRAEVMGKV from the coding sequence ATGAAGCCTGGAGAATACCAACTGCAATCTGCACCCATTGAACTCAACTCGGGGCGTAAAACCTTGAGTATCTCAGTGGTGAATCACGGTGATCGACCTGTGCAAGTGGGCAGCCATTATCATTTTTTTGAAACCAATCCAGCACTCGACTTTGAGCGTGAGAAAACCAAAGGAATGCGTTTGAACATTGCTGCGGGAACGGCTGTTCGTTTTGAACCGGGACAAACTCGCAACGTAGAACTGGTTGAGTTAGATGGCGCGAGAGAAGTGTACGGTTTCCGCGCAGAAGTGATGGGTAAGGTCTGA
- the ureA gene encoding urease subunit gamma — protein sequence MELSPRDKDKLLLFTAALLAERRLAKGIKLNYPEASAYISAAIMEGAREGKTVAQLMSEGRTLLSKSEVMDGIAELLEEVQVEATFPDGTKLVTVHNPIQ from the coding sequence ATGGAATTATCACCAAGAGACAAGGATAAACTGCTGCTGTTTACTGCGGCGTTATTGGCTGAACGCCGATTGGCTAAAGGTATCAAGCTCAACTATCCAGAAGCCAGTGCTTATATCTCCGCAGCCATTATGGAAGGTGCGCGAGAAGGTAAAACTGTGGCTCAGTTAATGAGTGAAGGACGCACTTTATTAAGCAAAAGCGAAGTTATGGACGGCATTGCAGAGCTTCTAGAAGAAGTGCAGGTTGAAGCCACTTTTCCTGACGGGACTAAACTGGTCACCGTTCATAACCCGATTCAGTAG
- a CDS encoding urease accessory protein UreD: MNLMSKFDLISQTERHWPAFLSLGFDFDGEKTRMHQMAFQGPLRVQRPFYPEQEVCHVYLLHPPGGLVSGDDLSIQVECAQDSHALITTPSAGKIYRADSQGGAQRQQVHIDVHSARCEWMPMETIVFDGAHGKLSTRVNLYGEAKFVGIDVFCLGRPKSHLPFVSGSVEQRLAVYLEDKPILLERQFLSADDPLLTAMSGFNHHLVSGTLVVFGIEDADSAVTALRHSLDSKQTTLSVTHRLGVIVVRYLGDCSEQAQQQLRGCWQLLRPILMGIEPCPPRIWNT, translated from the coding sequence ATGAATCTTATGTCTAAGTTCGATCTCATCAGTCAAACCGAGCGCCACTGGCCAGCGTTTCTCTCGCTGGGTTTTGATTTTGATGGCGAGAAGACTCGAATGCACCAAATGGCGTTTCAAGGGCCACTACGTGTGCAGCGTCCATTCTACCCAGAGCAGGAGGTTTGCCATGTTTATTTGCTGCATCCCCCAGGTGGGTTGGTCTCTGGTGATGACTTAAGCATTCAGGTGGAATGTGCGCAAGACAGCCACGCGCTGATCACCACACCTTCTGCGGGCAAAATCTATCGAGCAGACAGCCAAGGCGGCGCACAGCGTCAGCAGGTTCATATTGATGTGCACAGTGCCCGTTGTGAATGGATGCCTATGGAAACCATCGTGTTTGATGGTGCGCACGGCAAACTTTCTACACGAGTGAACTTGTATGGCGAGGCGAAATTCGTCGGCATTGACGTGTTCTGTTTAGGTCGGCCGAAAAGTCATCTGCCATTTGTTAGCGGCAGTGTTGAACAGCGTTTGGCGGTCTATTTGGAAGATAAACCGATTCTGCTTGAGCGCCAATTTCTGTCTGCGGACGATCCGCTTCTCACCGCCATGAGTGGTTTCAACCATCATCTGGTTTCTGGAACTTTGGTGGTGTTTGGCATTGAGGACGCAGATTCTGCGGTTACTGCATTAAGACATTCCCTAGATTCAAAACAAACCACACTGAGCGTTACCCATCGCCTAGGGGTAATAGTGGTTCGCTATTTGGGCGATTGCAGTGAACAGGCACAACAACAATTACGTGGATGTTGGCAACTTCTGCGACCGATATTGATGGGCATCGAGCCTTGCCCACCAAGGATTTGGAACACCTGA
- the urtE gene encoding urea ABC transporter ATP-binding subunit UrtE: MLTVKGLNQFYGQSHTLWDLELNVEEGKCTCLMGRNGVGKTTLLQCVMGLLATQSGQIEYLGQDIAGLSAEKRAPLGIGYVPQGRQIFPLLTVEENLRIGLPVRGDKSKNVPDFIYELFPVLKEMLHRRGGDLSGGQQQQLAIGRALVINPKLLILDEPTEGIQPNVVAEIGDIIRRLNQEIGLTVLLVEQKLPFARKVADRFCILDRGRQVAAGEMTELNDALVKEYLTV, from the coding sequence ATGTTAACGGTGAAAGGATTAAACCAGTTTTACGGACAAAGCCATACCCTGTGGGATTTGGAGCTTAATGTTGAAGAGGGTAAATGCACCTGCCTGATGGGACGCAACGGCGTGGGTAAAACCACGTTATTGCAATGTGTGATGGGGTTGCTCGCGACACAAAGTGGTCAAATTGAATATCTTGGGCAGGACATTGCTGGATTATCAGCGGAAAAACGTGCGCCTTTGGGTATCGGTTATGTCCCTCAAGGTCGCCAAATATTCCCTTTGCTCACGGTTGAGGAAAACCTGCGTATAGGTTTACCCGTGCGCGGCGATAAGAGCAAAAATGTACCGGATTTTATCTATGAGCTTTTCCCTGTGCTCAAAGAGATGTTGCATCGTCGTGGCGGCGACCTTTCCGGTGGTCAGCAGCAGCAACTTGCGATTGGTCGTGCATTGGTCATTAACCCCAAACTACTGATTTTGGATGAGCCAACAGAGGGTATACAACCTAACGTAGTGGCTGAAATTGGCGACATCATTCGCCGTCTAAATCAGGAAATTGGTCTGACGGTATTGCTGGTCGAACAGAAGCTGCCATTTGCCAGAAAAGTGGCTGACCGATTCTGCATTCTTGATCGTGGACGACAAGTGGCGGCAGGTGAGATGACAGAACTCAATGATGCTCTGGTCAAAGAATATCTAACGGTGTAG
- the urtD gene encoding urea ABC transporter ATP-binding protein UrtD — protein sequence MSLRDFARSMTDREHVYDFLVPKVNPMLTVGHGCLLYLEGLTVSFDGFKAINDLNLYINEGELRCIIGPNGAGKTTMMDIITGKTRPDSGSAWFGQNIDLLELSEPEIAQAGIGRKFQKPTVFENQTVFNNLELAMAGAKTVRSTLFAKLSSSDIDYIDYVLKQIGLEPQRFLLAGALSHGQKQWLEIGMLLMQNPKLLLVDEPVAGMTHQEMDRTGELLTSLAGERTIVLVEHDMDFVRSIAKNVTVLHQGSVLAEGTMDQVQSNPKVVEVYLGEEAC from the coding sequence ATGAGCTTGAGAGATTTTGCAAGGTCAATGACTGACCGTGAACATGTTTATGATTTCCTTGTGCCGAAAGTAAATCCAATGCTGACTGTTGGTCATGGCTGCTTGCTTTACCTTGAAGGATTGACCGTCAGTTTTGATGGTTTCAAAGCGATAAACGATCTCAATTTGTACATCAATGAAGGGGAGCTGCGCTGCATTATCGGCCCTAATGGCGCGGGCAAAACCACAATGATGGACATTATTACTGGCAAAACTCGCCCAGACAGTGGCAGTGCGTGGTTTGGGCAGAATATTGATCTGCTTGAACTGAGCGAACCGGAAATAGCTCAAGCGGGAATCGGTCGTAAATTCCAAAAACCAACGGTATTTGAAAACCAAACCGTGTTTAACAACCTTGAATTGGCGATGGCTGGAGCGAAAACCGTTCGTTCGACCTTGTTTGCCAAACTGAGCTCGTCAGATATTGATTACATCGATTATGTGCTGAAACAAATCGGTTTAGAGCCTCAACGCTTTTTACTCGCTGGTGCTCTGTCTCACGGACAAAAACAGTGGCTAGAGATTGGCATGCTGCTGATGCAAAACCCGAAACTGTTGCTGGTGGATGAGCCTGTGGCGGGAATGACGCATCAGGAAATGGACAGAACCGGTGAGCTACTCACCAGTCTCGCTGGCGAACGCACTATTGTGTTGGTTGAACACGACATGGATTTTGTTCGCTCGATTGCCAAAAACGTTACGGTTCTTCATCAAGGTTCTGTACTTGCCGAAGGCACCATGGATCAGGTGCAAAGCAACCCCAAAGTGGTTGAAGTCTATTTGGGAGAAGAAGCATGTTAA
- the urtC gene encoding urea ABC transporter permease subunit UrtC — MVYQPKLFDRSTMTFLLVLAVALCVIPVLNMLVGSGSALHISTYTVTLMGKYLTYALLAVAVDLVWGYLGILSLGHAAFFALGGYAMGMYLMRQIGDRGIYGNPELPDFMVFLNWKELPWFWHGFDQFWFAALMIVLAPGVLAFVFGWLAFRSRVTGVYLSIITQALTYALMLAFFRNEMGFGGNNGLTDFKDLLGFDLQANSTRITLFILSGVALGLGYLACRFIVVSRLGRVAMAVRDAESRTRFTGYKVEYIKLAIFCFSAVLAGIAGALYVPQVGIINPSEFSPLNSIELVVWVALGGRATLYGAVVGALAVNYAKTYLTAALPEVWLFSLGAMFVLVTLFLPKGVVGLIKTKEANA, encoded by the coding sequence ACATTTCTATTGGTTTTGGCAGTGGCTCTGTGTGTGATTCCAGTGTTGAACATGCTAGTGGGTTCAGGCAGTGCACTGCATATTTCAACCTATACCGTCACACTAATGGGCAAGTACCTTACCTATGCATTACTCGCTGTTGCTGTGGATTTGGTGTGGGGTTATTTGGGCATTCTGAGCTTAGGTCATGCGGCATTCTTTGCTTTGGGTGGCTATGCGATGGGTATGTATCTGATGCGTCAAATCGGTGATCGTGGCATTTACGGTAACCCTGAACTGCCAGATTTCATGGTGTTCCTAAACTGGAAAGAGCTACCTTGGTTCTGGCACGGTTTTGACCAGTTCTGGTTTGCAGCTTTAATGATTGTTCTCGCACCTGGTGTACTTGCGTTTGTCTTTGGTTGGTTGGCGTTTCGCTCTCGCGTAACAGGTGTATATCTATCAATCATCACTCAAGCGCTGACTTATGCATTAATGCTGGCATTTTTCCGCAACGAAATGGGCTTTGGTGGCAACAACGGTCTAACCGATTTCAAAGATCTATTGGGCTTTGATTTACAGGCTAACTCAACGCGAATCACGCTGTTTATCTTATCGGGTGTCGCACTTGGTCTTGGTTATCTGGCGTGTCGTTTTATTGTGGTGAGCCGTTTAGGGCGCGTAGCAATGGCAGTGCGCGATGCGGAATCTCGTACCCGCTTCACGGGTTACAAAGTGGAATACATCAAGTTAGCGATATTTTGTTTTTCTGCTGTGTTAGCAGGTATTGCTGGTGCTCTGTATGTACCGCAAGTGGGCATCATCAACCCTTCTGAATTTTCTCCTTTGAACTCGATTGAGCTGGTGGTTTGGGTCGCATTGGGTGGTCGCGCAACTCTGTACGGCGCGGTGGTGGGGGCATTAGCGGTCAACTATGCCAAAACCTATTTAACCGCAGCGCTACCAGAGGTATGGCTGTTTAGCCTTGGCGCTATGTTTGTGTTAGTGACGCTGTTCCTGCCAAAAGGTGTGGTTGGGCTTATCAAAACCAAGGAGGCAAACGCATGA